The following proteins are encoded in a genomic region of Nicotiana sylvestris chromosome 4, ASM39365v2, whole genome shotgun sequence:
- the LOC138890409 gene encoding uncharacterized mitochondrial protein AtMg00810-like encodes MLLTSPDLILIKEVKAKLQQTFKMKDLGELKYFLGIEFARSQQSILMHQRKYTLELISELGLGAAKSVVTPIEANIKLTTKEYDEHTGIHNTTNDELLPDPSKSHMEVAQRVVRYVKNQHGQGILLSTKKKNIITPYCDADWTAYPLARNSVIGFFIIYGDSLVSWKSKKQSTISRNSTESEYRSIASTVAELVWIFGLFKDIRVSVHLPVNIYTDNKTTIQITANLYREWEVIPLSSKLDIYRDSEIYNKRKKSNELSEYVSNTTA; translated from the exons ATGCTCCTTACTAGTCCTGATCTGATACTAATAAAAGAGGTCAAGGCTAAACTGCAGCAAACTTTTAAGATGAAAGACCTAGGTGAACTAAAATACTTCCTTGGCATTGAGTTTGCCAGGTCACAACAAAGCATTCTAATGCACCAAAGGAAGTACACTCTGGAACTAATCTCTGAACTTGGGCTGGGAGCTGCAAAATCAGTTGTCACACCTATTGAAGCCAATATTAAGCTAACTACTAAGGAGTATGATGAGCATACTGGTATTCACAACACAACAAATGATGAATTGTTACCAGATCCTAGCAA ATCTCATATGGAAGTTGCACAAAGAGTAGTCAGATATGTGAAAAATCAGCATGGACAAGGCATACTTTTATCTACTAAGAAGAAGAACATCATCACACCCTATTGTGATGCTGACTGGACAGCTTATCCTCTCGCTAGAAATTCAGTAATTGGCTTCTTCATTATATATGGTGATTCATTAGTGTCCTGGAAGTCTAAGAAGCAGAGCACTATCTCTAGGAATTCTACAGAATCAGAATACAGAAGCATTGCATCAACTGTGGCAGAGTTAGTTTGGATATTTGGATTGTTCAAAGATATTAGAGTGTCAGTTCATCTTCCTGTGAACATTTACACAGACAACAAGACAACAATTCAAATAACTGCAAATCTA TATAGGGAATGGGAGGTGATTCCTCTTTCTTCCAAGCTTGACATTTACAGGG ACAGCGAAATTTACAATAAGCGAAAGAAAAGCAATGAACTATCTGAATATGTATCCAATACAACTGCTTGA